A region of the Pricia mediterranea genome:
GCTGCTGCTGAAAGATGAAAAGTACTGGCCTGTTTTTGATTCTGTTGCTGTTTTTGTGATTGATGCTTTCATGATTTCCTTGTTTTTATAGATTGATGATTACTGTTTTTAGTTACTGATTATCTGATGAAGTGTCTATAGCGTGCCCATTGCGTTCTTTTGCTATTGCTGAAAGATGAAAAGTACTGGCCTGTTTTTGATTCTGTTGCTGTTTTTGTGATTGATGCTTTCATGATTTCTGGTTTTTATTGTTGTTTTCAAATCGTTCTACATTTATCAGACGAGGCAGTTTCTATTTTGTGACAGTACTATGTATAAAAAGGTACTATATTATGCAATTTTTAACATTTCATTCAATTGATTGAGATTTAAATGTATGGTTTAGAGCAGTGTATGATTTTCAAGTTATCGCTATAAAATTTCCTTTTTTGTGGATGGTATCTATATATCGATGCGCCTCGGCCACTTCTTCCAATGAATAGCACCTGTCAGGGATCGATTTCAGTTGTCCGGATTCTAAAAGTTTTTTGAGTTCATTCAGGAGCGATTTGAGCTCTGAAACCGCTTTCAAGCCTGTGGCGGAGAATTGAGCTTTTTTGTCGTCGAACATTGAAGTCCACAGCATTTGTAGTAACAACGGCAGGCTAAGAACAGGGGACAGGTAAAACCACAAGCGGGTCCACCGCATCTATAAGGCCATCGGGCCGCCCTTACGGAGAAAGGCGAAGAAGCGCCTTCCGGCAAGGGTCAAGGAGCCGTTGGAGGTGCCCGGGGAGGCCAACCGGGTCTGGAGCATCGACTTTATGACCGATGTGCTGGAGAACCAAAGGCGTTTCAGGTCGTTCAACGTCATCGACGATTTCAACCGGGAGATACTTCATATA
Encoded here:
- a CDS encoding zinc-binding dehydrogenase, with product MRWTRLWFYLSPVLSLPLLLQMLWTSMFDDKKAQFSATGLKAVSELKSLLNELKKLLESGQLKSIPDRCYSLEEVAEAHRYIDTIHKKGNFIAIT